In Porites lutea chromosome 9, jaPorLute2.1, whole genome shotgun sequence, a single window of DNA contains:
- the LOC140948297 gene encoding dorsal-ventral patterning tolloid-like protein 1, translating into MKIPQIAMLLRLLIGLSLLEIVFGASCDKKSSGSYGRITSPDYYSRSSYANNQDCQLDIKVSSGYAVKLTWSYFDVKGDMPNCYDDYVEIYIGCSRNSIGKYCSDNSYKPHDIYSPDNCLRIKFRSDSSGSGKGFVAAYSRISKSSLAPGLSRFCSSKYSPKTLSSNSGIMNSRNWPQDYPSYYQDCYWKIEVGKDQRIKIAFMDFDLDNDFGCDDDKVKVKGGSSSRSYDSSTTVRNSMCGSKSPFFITSSYDRIWIRFKSNSRNRKRGFVAGYVLYKDSKSSSTTSTITGIVVGIIILAVIAGCIYYVFVYRRRLAKRQAAAGQHAMTAQFQVPPPQVGVPHPPPPSQPGYGPPPPAGYGAPPPPGTVPSPGYAPPPYSQVVAAPYPQQDKTGQYPPPQGGPAPYPVQQTAGAPPYPPGQPLAVAPYPPEQPGGAPGYPTAPPAGVAPYPAVAPGGTTPYPSAAPGGSAPYPTAPP; encoded by the exons ATGAAGATTCCACAAATAGCGATGCTTCTCCGACTTCTAATAG ggCTGTCTTTATTAGAGATTGTTTTTGGAG CTTCTTGTGACAAGAAATCTTCTGGTTCATATGGAAGAATAACATCACCAGACTATTACAGTAGGTCAAGTTATGCCAATAACCAGGATTGCCAACTCGACATTAAAGTTAGTTCCGGGTATGCAGTTAAGCTGACATGGAGCTATTTTGATGTCAAGGGTGATATGCCTAACTGCTATGATGATTACGTGGAGATTTACATTGGATGCAGCCGAAATTCCATCGGAAAATATTGCTCTGACAACAGCTACAAGCCCCATGATATCTACTCACCAGATAACTGCTTGCGTATTAAGTTTAGAAGTGACAGCTCTGGAAGTGGAAAAGGATTCGTAGCCGCATATTCTAGAATCTCTAAGTCTTCTTTGG CTCCCGGACTCTCTA GATTTTGCTCTTCAAAGTATTCTCCTAAGACATTGTCTTCAAATTCTGGAATCATGAATTCCAGAAACTGGCCCCAAGATTATCCATCTTATTATCAAGACTGTTATTGGAAGATTGAAGTTGGAAAAGACCAGAGaattaaaattgctttcatggaCTTTGATCTGGACAATGATTTTGGATGTGATGATGACAAAGTTAAAGTAAAAG GGGGGAGCAGTTCCAGGTCATATGATTCATCCACCACTGTTAGAAACTCAATGTGTGGTTCGAAGAGTCCATTCTTTATTACCTCATCATATGATAGAATCTGGATCAGATTTAAATCCAACAGCCGTAATCGAAAGCGTGGTTTTGTTGCTGGTTATGTCCTTTACAAGGACTCAA AAAGCAGCTCCACCACTAGCACTATAACTGGCATTGTTGTTGGGATCATAATTCTGGCGGTTATTGCTGGCTGTATTTACTACGTGTTTGTGTACCGAAGGAGACTTGCCAAGCGTCAGGCTGCAGCAGGACAACATGCGATGACTGCACAATTTCAAGTGCCTCCTCCACAAGTTGGGGTACCACACCCACCCCCACCCTCTCAACCTGGTTATGGACCACCCCCTCCTGCAGGATAtggtgcaccccctccccctggcACTGTACCATCTCCAGGATATGCCCCACCCCCTTACAGCCAGGTTGTGGCTGCACCTTACCCTCAGCAAG ATAAAACTGGACAATACCCTCCGCCGCAGGGTGGGCCAGCACCCTACCCAGTTCAGCAGACTGCAGGAGCCCCACCCTACCCCCCTGGTCAGCCACTAGCAGTGGCTCCTTATCCACCAGAGCAGCCAGGAGGGGCACCAGGCTACCCTACAGCTCCACCAGCGGGTGTCGCACCTTACCCAGCAGTGGCACCTGGAGGTACTACCCCCTACCCCTCAGCAGCACCTGGAGGCTCCGCACCCTACCCCACTGCACCACCATGA